A window of the Halopseudomonas phragmitis genome harbors these coding sequences:
- a CDS encoding NnrS family protein, whose translation MALFGLGFRPFFLAGSLYAALAVPLWIAALFGLIDWQPAGGWLAWHRHEMPFGFAVAIVAGFLLTAVQNWTSIAGLAGRPLALLAGLWLAARLAWLLGAPNWLLIPLDLIFLPAVAIVLGLRLWQVRQARNYPIVLVLGLLTLCNLLSLIGLERNDHGLQRQGALAAIWLIAALIGLIGGRVIPFFTSRGLGLNAQVTAWPWLDHTLLIGGLLLALLVLSGIGLVAAPWQAVLFLVLAAGHLIRLLRWHHPGIWRVPLLWSLHLAYAWLVLALLISGFWHLGWRPGFSQGLHLLTIGAMAGMILAMIARVSLGHTGRPLQPPLSMGVAFALLNLAVPLRVWLAPSQPLAGFWLSSLCWTAAFALFLCHYAPMLWAPRADGKPG comes from the coding sequence ATGGCCCTATTCGGTCTGGGCTTTCGCCCCTTTTTTCTAGCCGGCAGCCTGTACGCCGCACTGGCGGTCCCCTTGTGGATCGCCGCCCTGTTCGGCCTGATCGACTGGCAGCCGGCCGGTGGCTGGCTGGCCTGGCACCGGCATGAAATGCCCTTCGGCTTCGCCGTGGCCATTGTGGCCGGTTTTCTGCTGACTGCCGTGCAGAACTGGACCAGCATCGCCGGTCTGGCCGGGCGTCCTTTGGCACTCCTGGCCGGGCTGTGGCTGGCTGCCCGCCTCGCCTGGCTGCTCGGCGCGCCCAACTGGCTGCTGATCCCCCTGGATCTGATCTTCCTGCCGGCAGTGGCGATCGTGCTTGGCCTGCGTCTGTGGCAAGTGCGCCAGGCACGCAATTACCCGATCGTGCTGGTGCTCGGCCTGCTGACATTGTGCAACCTGCTCAGTCTGATCGGCCTGGAACGCAACGATCACGGCCTGCAACGCCAAGGCGCGCTGGCGGCCATCTGGTTAATTGCCGCGCTGATCGGCCTGATCGGTGGCCGGGTCATCCCCTTCTTCACCAGTCGCGGGCTGGGGCTGAACGCCCAGGTCACGGCCTGGCCCTGGCTCGATCACACTCTGTTGATCGGCGGCTTGTTGCTGGCACTGTTGGTACTCAGCGGTATTGGACTGGTTGCCGCTCCCTGGCAAGCCGTACTGTTTCTGGTGTTGGCCGCAGGACACCTAATCCGCCTGCTGCGCTGGCACCACCCGGGCATCTGGCGCGTGCCGCTGCTCTGGTCCCTGCACTTGGCTTATGCCTGGCTGGTACTGGCCCTGCTGATCAGCGGCTTTTGGCATCTGGGCTGGCGTCCCGGCTTCAGCCAGGGCCTGCATCTGCTGACCATCGGGGCCATGGCCGGCATGATTCTGGCCATGATCGCCAGAGTCAGCCTCGGCCACACAGGTCGGCCGCTGCAGCCACCCCTCAGCATGGGAGTGGCCTTCGCCCTGCTCAATCTGGCGGTACCACTGCGCGTCTGGCTGGCGCCCAGTCAGCCGCTGGCCGGTTTCTGGCTGAGCAGCCTGTGCTGGACAGCAGCCTTCGCCCTGTTTCTCTGCCACTACGCGCCCATGCTCTGGGCCCCACGTGCAGATGGAAAGCCAGGCTGA
- a CDS encoding Crp/Fnr family transcriptional regulator — translation MPLSKPHRLQVLHHPLLAHFSPAVQDQLLADAHYREYHSHAQILRQSDPAERFFMVLEGRVKLYRISADGKEKVVEIIQPGHTFAEAVMFMRKSVYPVCAETLDAVKLVAFSNRLMLHHLQENPQTCLHLLGHLSIRLHQRLDELENLTLQNATQRLALYLAGQVKDHSQDSAAIDLMLPKGLIAARLSIKPETLSRAMANLRERGLIESKARHIRIPSLSRLLNEFSQGDCSNVQADSGKPILCSDRS, via the coding sequence ATGCCACTCAGCAAACCGCACCGCCTGCAGGTCCTCCACCACCCACTGCTGGCTCATTTCAGCCCCGCAGTGCAAGACCAACTGCTGGCCGACGCTCACTACCGTGAGTATCACTCCCACGCGCAGATTTTGCGCCAGAGCGATCCTGCCGAGCGTTTCTTCATGGTGCTGGAGGGCCGCGTCAAGCTGTATCGCATATCTGCCGATGGCAAGGAAAAGGTGGTGGAAATCATCCAGCCGGGCCACACCTTCGCTGAAGCGGTGATGTTCATGCGCAAGTCGGTCTATCCGGTCTGCGCCGAAACCCTGGATGCGGTCAAACTGGTCGCCTTCTCCAACCGCCTGATGCTGCATCATTTGCAGGAAAACCCGCAGACCTGTCTGCACTTGCTTGGCCACCTGAGCATTCGTCTGCATCAACGCCTGGACGAACTGGAAAATCTGACGCTGCAAAATGCCACTCAGCGCCTGGCCCTGTACCTGGCTGGCCAGGTCAAGGACCACTCGCAGGACAGCGCCGCCATCGACCTGATGCTGCCCAAGGGCCTGATCGCCGCGCGGCTGTCAATCAAGCCGGAAACCCTGTCACGGGCCATGGCAAATCTGCGCGAACGCGGGCTTATCGAGAGCAAGGCCCGGCATATCCGGATTCCCAGCCTGTCGCGGCTGCTCAATGAATTCTCCCAGGGAGACTGCTCGAACGTTCAAGCAGACTCTGGAAAGCCTATACTTTGCAGCGACAGATCCTGA
- a CDS encoding YbaN family protein, whose amino-acid sequence MFWFWRTLASLCLGLASLGVVLPGLPTTPFLLVAAWAGARGWPELEARLLAHPHYGPLIRNWREHRAVPRRAKWLASALMLSSVLMIWLLPAPQLLRWLLPAFLLCVALWLWTRPEPSSHTG is encoded by the coding sequence ATGTTCTGGTTTTGGCGCACACTGGCCTCCCTGTGTCTCGGCCTGGCTAGCCTGGGCGTAGTACTGCCCGGCCTGCCGACCACGCCCTTTCTTCTGGTAGCGGCCTGGGCTGGCGCTCGCGGCTGGCCAGAACTGGAAGCCCGCCTGCTCGCCCACCCGCATTACGGTCCGCTGATCCGTAACTGGCGCGAGCACCGGGCCGTTCCGCGCCGAGCCAAATGGCTGGCCAGTGCCCTGATGCTCAGCAGCGTGCTGATGATCTGGCTGCTACCAGCACCACAACTGCTCCGCTGGCTGTTGCCGGCCTTCCTGCTGTGCGTCGCGCTGTGGCTTTGGACCCGGCCGGAGCCCTCCAGCCACACTGGATAG
- a CDS encoding MFS transporter: MALPTPVPRSRQYQALGLSTLAFTLCFAVWTVFSIIGLSMKTEFGLSDTQLGLLMATPVLTGSISRLFLGIWTDRYGGRWVFGLLMLTSAACTYLLTYAQNYPMLLLGALGVGLAGGAFIVGVTYTAAWFEPERQGTALGIFGAGNVGAGVTNFAAPFLLVALGWQGTAQVYAAILAIMGVVFLLAAREDPLAAERRQQGAPGMLEQLSPLADPRVWRFSLYYFFVFGAFVALALWLPHYLMGVYKVDIKTAGIIAALYTVPASLFRILGGVLSDRYGARKVMYWTFLASVACTFVLSYPATDFIIAGVQGEVRFHFEISLYAFTVLIFILGFFMSLGKAAVFKHIPVYYPKHVGAVGGVVGMVGGLGGFCLPLTFGMLNDVIGIWQSSFMLLFLIVAAALGWMHYSIRRAERVEWQTQQVSTDLPELATPKAFVLDDWRPEDPEFWDTTGRRIATRNL; this comes from the coding sequence ATGGCCTTGCCCACCCCTGTGCCACGGAGCCGGCAATATCAGGCTCTGGGCCTGTCCACCCTGGCCTTCACGTTGTGCTTTGCGGTCTGGACGGTGTTTTCCATCATCGGCCTGAGCATGAAAACCGAGTTCGGCCTGAGTGATACCCAGCTCGGCCTGCTAATGGCCACGCCAGTACTGACCGGTTCGATCAGTCGGCTGTTTCTGGGGATCTGGACCGACCGCTATGGCGGCCGCTGGGTATTCGGCCTGCTGATGCTGACCAGCGCCGCCTGCACCTACCTGCTGACCTATGCACAGAATTACCCCATGCTGCTGCTCGGCGCACTGGGTGTAGGCCTGGCGGGGGGCGCCTTCATTGTCGGCGTGACCTACACCGCCGCCTGGTTCGAGCCCGAGCGTCAAGGCACGGCGCTGGGCATCTTCGGCGCCGGCAATGTCGGGGCGGGGGTCACCAACTTCGCCGCCCCCTTTCTGCTGGTCGCCCTCGGCTGGCAGGGAACGGCTCAGGTCTATGCAGCTATCCTGGCCATCATGGGCGTGGTGTTTTTGCTCGCCGCCCGTGAGGACCCTCTGGCCGCCGAACGCAGACAACAAGGCGCGCCGGGAATGCTCGAGCAACTCTCGCCCCTGGCCGACCCCAGGGTCTGGCGCTTCTCGCTGTATTACTTCTTTGTGTTTGGCGCTTTCGTTGCCCTGGCCCTGTGGCTGCCGCACTATCTGATGGGCGTCTATAAGGTCGACATCAAGACCGCCGGGATCATTGCCGCGCTTTATACCGTACCTGCCTCGCTGTTTCGCATTCTCGGCGGGGTGCTGTCAGACCGCTACGGCGCCCGCAAGGTTATGTACTGGACCTTTCTGGCTTCGGTAGCCTGCACCTTTGTGCTCAGCTATCCGGCTACCGATTTCATCATTGCAGGTGTCCAGGGCGAGGTTCGCTTTCACTTTGAAATCAGCCTGTATGCCTTCACCGTGCTGATCTTCATCCTCGGATTCTTCATGTCGCTGGGCAAGGCGGCGGTGTTCAAACATATTCCGGTCTACTATCCCAAGCATGTCGGCGCGGTTGGCGGGGTGGTCGGCATGGTGGGGGGGCTGGGCGGTTTTTGCCTGCCACTGACCTTCGGCATGCTCAATGACGTCATCGGCATCTGGCAAAGCAGCTTCATGCTGCTGTTTCTGATCGTCGCTGCGGCACTGGGCTGGATGCACTACAGTATTCGCCGGGCCGAGCGGGTCGAATGGCAAACCCAGCAAGTCTCGACCGATCTGCCGGAGCTGGCCACCCCCAAGGCCTTTGTGCTGGACGACTGGCGTCCGGAAGATCCAGAGTTCTGGGACACCACCGGGCGACGCATCGCCACTCGTAACCTGTGA
- a CDS encoding NarK family nitrate/nitrite MFS transporter, which translates to MPNLLLAFAVWTIWSILVVKLPALGFSYSANQLFWLAALPALSGATLRIFYSFMVPIFGGRRWTALSTASLLLPCLWIGVAVQNPDTPYLIMLILALLCGFGGGNFASSMANISFFYPQAHKGAAMGMNAGLGNLGVSAMQLLAPLAIASSVFGGMAGEPLIIQEGSNAGNPVWLQNAAFIWVPLIVVAALAAWFGMNDIADAKASFKDQAVIFKRQHNWLMCWLYMGMFGSFIGFAAGFPLLAGMQFPEMDPVKYAFLGPLVGALARPVGGAMADRLGGAQVTLWAFVVMIGGVIGVLSFLPSDQGSGNFWGFFAMFLLLFVCSGIGNGSTFRMVPVIFHDLLLRELGNERAEEAQKAANRESAAVIGFISAIAAYGGFFIPKAYGSSIELTGSVAAAFIGFILFYASCIAVTWWFYARRGAPAPC; encoded by the coding sequence ATCCCCAACCTGTTGCTGGCCTTCGCGGTCTGGACCATCTGGAGCATTCTGGTAGTAAAGCTGCCAGCCCTGGGCTTCAGTTACAGCGCCAACCAGTTGTTTTGGCTGGCCGCCTTGCCGGCACTGTCCGGCGCCACCTTACGGATCTTCTACAGTTTCATGGTGCCGATCTTCGGTGGTCGGCGCTGGACGGCATTGTCCACCGCCAGCCTGCTGCTGCCCTGCCTGTGGATCGGGGTTGCTGTGCAAAATCCGGATACGCCCTACCTGATTATGCTGATCCTGGCCTTGCTGTGCGGTTTTGGTGGCGGCAATTTTGCCTCCAGCATGGCCAATATCAGCTTCTTCTACCCGCAGGCACACAAGGGCGCAGCCATGGGCATGAATGCCGGGCTCGGCAACCTCGGGGTGTCCGCCATGCAGTTGCTGGCACCGCTGGCCATTGCCAGCAGCGTCTTCGGCGGCATGGCCGGTGAGCCGCTGATCATTCAGGAGGGCAGCAACGCTGGCAATCCGGTCTGGCTGCAGAACGCCGCCTTCATCTGGGTGCCACTGATCGTAGTGGCCGCCCTGGCGGCCTGGTTCGGCATGAACGACATCGCCGACGCCAAGGCCAGCTTCAAGGATCAGGCGGTGATCTTCAAGCGTCAGCACAACTGGCTGATGTGCTGGCTGTATATGGGCATGTTCGGCAGTTTCATCGGTTTTGCCGCCGGTTTCCCGTTGCTGGCCGGCATGCAGTTCCCGGAAATGGACCCGGTCAAGTATGCCTTCCTTGGGCCTCTGGTTGGCGCTCTGGCGCGCCCGGTCGGCGGTGCCATGGCCGACAGGCTTGGTGGCGCACAAGTAACCCTCTGGGCCTTCGTGGTCATGATCGGCGGGGTCATCGGTGTGCTGAGCTTTCTGCCGAGCGACCAAGGGAGCGGTAACTTCTGGGGCTTCTTTGCCATGTTCCTGCTGCTGTTCGTCTGCTCGGGTATCGGTAACGGCTCGACCTTCCGCATGGTTCCGGTGATTTTCCATGATCTGCTACTGCGCGAGCTGGGCAACGAACGCGCCGAAGAGGCCCAGAAGGCCGCCAACCGCGAATCGGCGGCGGTCATCGGTTTCATCTCGGCGATTGCCGCCTATGGCGGTTTCTTCATCCCCAAGGCCTACGGCAGCTCCATTGAACTCACTGGCAGCGTGGCCGCGGCCTTCATCGGCTTCATCCTGTTCTACGCCAGCTGCATTGCCGTAACCTGGTGGTTCTATGCCCGGCGCGGAGCACCCGCGCCGTGCTGA
- the moaA gene encoding GTP 3',8-cyclase MoaA, with the protein MTEAALIDGLGRRIDYLRLSVTDRCDFRCVYCMAEDMTFLPRQQVLSLEEIERLARLFVARGVKKIRLTGGEPLVRQGIVGLCERISALPGLRELVMTSNGSQLVKLARPLADAGVKRLNISLDSLDPARFRAITRTGELAQVLAGIEAARSAGFERIKLNVVVMKGRNADEVPALVDYALNHGLDISFIEEMPLGEVGRSRAESLCSSDEVRARIAERYSLLDSTESTGGPARYVRVADYPASRIGFISPHSHNFCASCNRVRLTAEGRLLLCLGHENAIDLRALVRRHPTTDAPIHQALDRAMQLKPARHQFEVDQVQILRFMNASGG; encoded by the coding sequence ATGACTGAGGCAGCGCTGATCGACGGCCTGGGCCGACGTATCGATTATCTGCGGCTGTCGGTGACCGACCGCTGCGACTTTCGCTGCGTCTACTGCATGGCCGAGGATATGACCTTTCTGCCACGCCAGCAGGTCTTGAGCCTGGAGGAGATTGAACGGCTGGCCCGGCTGTTCGTCGCCCGCGGGGTGAAGAAAATCCGCCTGACCGGCGGCGAACCGCTGGTGCGTCAGGGTATTGTCGGGTTGTGTGAGCGCATCAGCGCGCTGCCCGGTTTGCGTGAACTGGTTATGACCAGCAACGGCTCGCAACTGGTCAAGCTGGCCCGGCCGTTGGCCGATGCCGGTGTCAAACGCCTCAACATCAGCCTCGATAGCCTCGACCCCGCCCGGTTCCGGGCGATCACCCGCACTGGCGAGCTGGCGCAGGTATTGGCCGGGATTGAGGCCGCGCGCAGTGCGGGTTTCGAACGTATCAAGCTCAATGTGGTGGTGATGAAAGGGCGCAATGCCGACGAAGTCCCGGCGCTGGTCGACTACGCCCTGAACCACGGGCTGGATATCAGTTTCATCGAGGAGATGCCGCTGGGCGAAGTGGGCCGTTCACGCGCTGAGTCGCTGTGCAGCAGCGATGAAGTCCGTGCCCGGATCGCTGAACGCTACAGTTTGCTCGATAGCACCGAAAGCACCGGTGGCCCGGCCCGTTATGTGCGGGTAGCGGATTACCCGGCCTCGCGTATCGGTTTCATCTCGCCGCACTCGCACAACTTCTGCGCCAGTTGCAACCGCGTGCGGCTGACTGCCGAAGGTCGGCTGCTGCTGTGCCTGGGGCATGAAAACGCCATCGATCTGCGCGCGCTGGTGCGCCGCCACCCGACCACTGACGCACCGATTCATCAGGCCCTGGACCGGGCCATGCAGCTCAAACCGGCCCGTCACCAGTTCGAAGTGGATCAGGTACAGATTCTGCGGTTCATGAACGCCAGTGGTGGCTGA
- a CDS encoding peptidylprolyl isomerase has product MNNAAIIASSERAEWPQVRVNGIELDPEAIAREMQYHPAENREDAIYLAAQALVIRELLDQRAAELGVEVRPAAGETAEEALIRGLLECEVQVPEADEASLQRFYQANQARYCSAPLVAASHILLAVPAEDAVGRSQQREVALQLISQLQEAPERFAELTKRHSDCPSKEQGGALGQISQGQTVPEFERQLLRLPEGLSAQPLESRYGLHIVRVDQRIDGRQLPYEHVRDSIARELGERVWRKAVVQYLETLMAEAEIEGIVLRAADSPLVQ; this is encoded by the coding sequence ATGAACAACGCTGCGATCATTGCCAGCAGTGAGCGTGCCGAGTGGCCGCAGGTCAGGGTCAACGGTATCGAGCTGGACCCCGAGGCGATTGCCCGGGAAATGCAGTATCACCCGGCCGAGAATCGTGAGGATGCGATTTATCTGGCGGCTCAGGCACTGGTGATTCGAGAGTTGCTGGACCAGCGGGCTGCCGAGTTGGGTGTGGAAGTACGGCCCGCTGCGGGTGAAACGGCCGAAGAGGCCCTGATTCGTGGCTTGCTGGAGTGCGAGGTGCAGGTGCCGGAAGCCGATGAGGCCAGCCTGCAACGTTTCTACCAGGCCAATCAGGCGCGCTATTGCAGTGCTCCACTGGTGGCGGCCAGTCATATCCTGCTGGCCGTGCCGGCCGAGGATGCGGTGGGGCGCAGCCAGCAGCGTGAGGTGGCGCTGCAGTTGATCAGTCAGTTGCAGGAAGCGCCCGAGCGGTTTGCCGAACTGACCAAGCGGCATTCCGATTGCCCATCCAAAGAGCAGGGCGGGGCGCTGGGTCAGATCAGCCAGGGCCAGACCGTGCCCGAGTTCGAGCGGCAGTTGCTGCGTCTGCCAGAAGGCTTGTCGGCGCAGCCACTGGAGTCGCGTTACGGTCTGCATATCGTCAGGGTCGATCAGCGTATTGATGGCCGCCAACTGCCCTATGAGCATGTTCGCGACAGCATCGCCCGGGAGCTGGGTGAGCGGGTCTGGCGCAAGGCGGTAGTGCAGTATCTGGAAACCCTGATGGCTGAGGCCGAGATCGAAGGTATCGTTCTGCGTGCCGCTGATTCGCCACTGGTGCAATAG
- the narI gene encoding respiratory nitrate reductase subunit gamma: MSNFNFLLFGVYPYIALAVFVIGSWARFDLSQYTWKAHSSQLMHDKGLRLASNLFHIGILFILAGHFVGLLIPEAIYHHVISTSNKQLLAMVSGGFFGILCLVGLLMLIHRRMTNPRVRAQSSFSDIMILWVLLAQLLLGLATIPASAGHMDGSVMVLLANWAQYTVTFQPFLAAASIEPVSLVYKLHVFLGLTLFVLFPFTRLVHIISAPVWYLGRRYQIVRQRG; encoded by the coding sequence ATGTCAAACTTCAATTTTCTTCTGTTCGGCGTGTATCCCTACATTGCCCTGGCGGTGTTCGTGATCGGCAGTTGGGCGCGCTTCGATCTGTCGCAATACACCTGGAAGGCGCACTCCAGTCAGCTTATGCATGACAAGGGCCTGCGTCTGGCCAGCAACCTGTTCCATATCGGCATCCTGTTCATTCTGGCCGGGCACTTCGTTGGCCTGCTGATTCCGGAGGCGATTTATCACCATGTCATCAGCACCTCGAACAAGCAGTTGCTGGCGATGGTGTCGGGCGGGTTCTTCGGCATCCTGTGTCTGGTCGGTCTGCTCATGCTGATTCACCGGCGCATGACCAACCCGCGGGTACGTGCCCAGTCGAGCTTCTCGGACATCATGATTCTCTGGGTGCTGCTGGCGCAACTGCTGCTGGGTCTGGCCACCATTCCGGCCTCGGCCGGACACATGGATGGCTCGGTGATGGTGTTGCTGGCCAACTGGGCACAGTACACCGTGACCTTCCAGCCGTTCCTGGCGGCTGCGTCGATCGAGCCGGTCAGCCTGGTCTACAAACTGCACGTGTTCCTCGGCCTGACGCTGTTCGTGCTGTTCCCCTTTACCCGGCTGGTGCACATCATCAGTGCCCCGGTGTGGTATCTGGGTCGCCGTTATCAGATCGTCCGTCAACGTGGTTGA
- the narJ gene encoding nitrate reductase molybdenum cofactor assembly chaperone, producing MRILKVISLLLDYPEAAVQAARDELNQAIAAAREVSPAQRQALQALLERVAGQPLLDVQEAWTELFERGRYLSLLLFEHVHGESRDRGQAMVDLMAQYEAAGFAIGVKELPDYIPLYLEFLASREDLEAREGLADVQHLLALLAARLAERESDYAACLQALLQIAGCEPETATAGIEPGQPDHSLEALDRDWQEEEVTFLNGDSQGACGTSRAPGKPREEQAVPVHWVGFNDNAVSAGKA from the coding sequence ATGCGAATTCTCAAGGTAATTTCCCTGTTGCTCGATTACCCCGAGGCCGCCGTCCAGGCGGCCCGGGATGAGCTGAACCAAGCGATTGCCGCTGCCCGGGAGGTCAGCCCGGCCCAGCGTCAGGCCCTGCAGGCGCTGCTGGAGCGTGTTGCTGGCCAGCCATTGCTGGACGTGCAGGAAGCCTGGACCGAGCTGTTCGAGCGTGGCCGCTACCTGTCGCTGTTGCTGTTCGAGCATGTGCATGGCGAGTCGCGCGATCGCGGTCAGGCGATGGTCGATCTGATGGCCCAGTACGAGGCTGCCGGTTTTGCCATCGGGGTCAAGGAGCTGCCGGACTACATCCCGCTGTACCTGGAGTTTCTTGCCAGTCGAGAGGATCTGGAGGCCCGCGAAGGTCTGGCCGACGTACAGCACCTGCTGGCGCTGCTGGCTGCCCGGTTGGCCGAGCGTGAGTCGGACTATGCCGCTTGCTTGCAGGCGCTGTTGCAGATTGCCGGGTGTGAGCCGGAAACGGCCACCGCCGGTATCGAACCGGGCCAGCCCGATCACAGTCTGGAAGCACTCGACCGGGACTGGCAGGAAGAGGAAGTGACCTTCCTCAATGGCGACAGCCAGGGTGCCTGCGGCACCAGCCGGGCACCGGGCAAACCGCGTGAAGAGCAGGCGGTGCCGGTGCATTGGGTCGGGTTCAACGATAACGCCGTATCGGCCGGCAAGGCCTAG
- the narH gene encoding nitrate reductase subunit beta — protein MKIRSQVGMVLNLDKCIGCHTCSITCKNVWTSREGMEYAWFNNVETKPGIGYPKEWENQDKWKGGWVRNKDGSINPKIGGKFRVLANIFANPDMPTIDDYYEPFDFDYQHLHTAPESAHQPTARPRSAISGKRMEKIEWGPNWEEILGTEFAKRRKDKNFDQVQADIYGEYENTFMMYLPRLCEHCLNPACAAACPSGAIYKREEDGIVLIDQEKCRGWRMCISGCPYKKIYFNWKSGKSEKCIFCYPRIESGMPTVCSETCVGRIRYLGVLLYDADRIHEVASTPNEQDLYQKQLEIFLDPHDPKVIKQALADGVPMSVIEAAQQSPVYKLAVDWKLALPLHPEYRTLPMVWYVPPLSPIQNAAEAGKVGMNGILPDVDSLRIPLRYLANLLTAGDEAPVKLALKRLLAMRVYKRAQQVDGVEDLKALQEVGLTKALAEDMYRYLAIANYEDRYVIPTAHREEALSEVFAERNGCGFSFGSGCNGSSEVNMFGGKKASRRDVLKTVQIWEN, from the coding sequence ATGAAGATTCGTTCACAAGTGGGCATGGTGCTGAACCTGGACAAGTGCATTGGCTGCCATACCTGCTCGATTACCTGCAAGAACGTATGGACCAGCCGTGAAGGTATGGAGTACGCCTGGTTCAACAACGTCGAGACCAAACCCGGCATTGGCTATCCCAAGGAGTGGGAGAACCAGGACAAGTGGAAGGGTGGCTGGGTACGCAACAAGGACGGCTCGATCAACCCGAAGATCGGTGGCAAGTTCCGGGTGCTGGCGAACATCTTCGCCAACCCCGACATGCCGACCATCGACGACTACTACGAGCCGTTCGATTTTGACTACCAGCATCTGCACACCGCACCCGAGTCGGCCCACCAGCCGACCGCCAGGCCGCGTTCGGCGATTTCCGGCAAGCGCATGGAGAAGATCGAATGGGGCCCGAACTGGGAAGAAATTCTTGGCACCGAGTTCGCCAAACGGCGCAAGGACAAGAACTTCGACCAGGTCCAGGCCGACATCTATGGTGAGTATGAAAACACCTTCATGATGTACTTGCCGCGTCTGTGCGAGCACTGCCTGAACCCGGCCTGTGCGGCCGCCTGCCCGAGTGGCGCGATCTATAAGCGCGAAGAGGATGGCATCGTCCTGATCGACCAGGAAAAGTGCCGCGGCTGGCGCATGTGCATCAGCGGCTGCCCGTACAAGAAGATCTACTTCAACTGGAAGAGCGGCAAATCCGAGAAGTGCATTTTCTGTTATCCGCGGATCGAGTCGGGCATGCCGACCGTCTGCTCGGAAACCTGTGTTGGCCGGATTCGCTACCTCGGCGTACTGCTGTACGACGCCGACCGGATTCATGAGGTGGCCAGTACCCCGAACGAGCAGGACCTGTACCAGAAGCAACTGGAGATTTTCCTTGATCCGCATGATCCCAAGGTGATCAAGCAGGCGCTGGCCGATGGCGTGCCGATGTCGGTGATTGAGGCGGCTCAGCAATCGCCGGTGTACAAGCTGGCGGTGGACTGGAAGCTGGCGCTGCCGCTGCACCCGGAATACCGCACGCTGCCGATGGTCTGGTACGTGCCGCCGCTGTCGCCGATCCAGAATGCAGCCGAGGCTGGCAAGGTCGGGATGAACGGCATTCTGCCGGATGTCGACAGCCTGCGCATTCCGCTGCGCTATCTGGCCAACCTGCTGACTGCCGGTGATGAAGCGCCGGTCAAGCTGGCGCTCAAGCGCCTGCTGGCCATGCGCGTGTACAAGCGGGCCCAGCAGGTCGACGGGGTGGAAGACCTCAAGGCACTGCAAGAGGTGGGTCTGACCAAGGCGCTGGCCGAAGACATGTACCGCTATCTGGCGATTGCCAACTACGAGGACCGCTACGTGATCCCCACCGCGCACCGCGAAGAGGCGCTGAGCGAAGTCTTTGCCGAGCGCAATGGTTGTGGCTTCAGCTTCGGCAGCGGCTGCAATGGCAGTTCCGAGGTCAACATGTTCGGTGGCAAGAAGGCCAGCCGCCGTGACGTGCTCAAGACCGTGCAGATCTGGGAGAACTGA